The Pelorhabdus rhamnosifermentans DNA segment GCAAACTATATCATGGGACATTACGCAAGACGTAACGAATTCCACAATTTCCATCCTGTCCATCGGTTAGACCGTAACACCTCAGGACTCATTTTAATTGCAAAAGTACCTTATATTCAGCAACAGCTCTCCGAGAAATCCATTTCTGGCATTACTCGTAACTATCTCGCATTAGTCCATGGCAAACTATTAAATCAGGGTTTCATCCATGCACCGATAGGCCGCAAGCCGGGTAGCATCATCGAACGTATTGTCACTAATGAGGGTCAAGAAGCCTTGACAGAATACACTACACTGGAAAGCTTCGAAAATGCCACACTTATACAAGTAAAATTATTGACTGGACGCACCCATCAAATTCGTGTCCATATGGCATATATTGGCCATCCTCTACTAGGTGATGATCTTTATGGCGGAACACGCAATCTCATAAATAGACAGGCTCTACACTCATCTATGCTTAACTTTATTCACCCAATGTCCAAAAACGAGATGTGCATCCTCTCACCCCTGCCTAATGACATGCTGCAAACCCTAAACAAGCTACGCGGAAACAAAAAATGAAAATTGTGTTATAATAAAATTATTATAAAATAATAGGAGGGATATTCTATGCCACTAGTCACAACTACAGCCATGTTTAAAAAAGCATACGAAGGGCAGTATGCAGTCGGTGCATTTAATGTCAATAATATGGAGATTATTCAAGGAATTGTTGCTGCCGCACAAGAGGAACAGGCTCCCCTTATTTTGCAAGTATCAGCAGGGGCACGCAAATATGCCAATCACATTTACTTAACGAAACTTGTTGAAGCAGCCATGGAAGATACAGGACTATCAATTGCACTGCATCTTGATCACGGCGGCGATTTCGAAATTTGTAAATCTTGTATTGATGGCGGATTTTCATCCGTTATGATTGATGGATCAAAACACCCCTTTGAAGAAAATATTGCCCTGACTAAAAAGGTTGTTGACTATGCTCATGCCCACGGAGTAGTAGTCGAGGCTGAATTGGGCCGCCTGGCCGGAGTTGAAGATGCCGTAAAAGTAAACACAAAAGATGCAACATATACAGACCCAGCCCAAGCAAAGGAATTCGTGGAGAGAACTGGCGTAGATTCATTAGCCATTGCTATAGGCACCAGTCATGGCGCTTATAAATTTAAAGGTGAACCAAGCTTAGACTTTGATAGACTCGAAACAATTTCAAACTTACTTCCTAACTTCCCGCTTGTATTACACGGAGCATCCACTGTATTACCTGAATTTGTGAAAAAGTGTAATGATTTTGGTGGCAATATTCCAGGTGCGCAAGGTGTGCCTGAAGACATGCTGCTACGCGCTGGGAAATTAGGTGTTTGCAAAATTAATATTGATACAGATTTACGTCTAGCCATGACAGCTTCCATACGTGAACATTTTGCAAAAAACCCTGGTGACTTTGATCCTCGCCAATATCTAAAACCAGCTCGCGAAGCAATCAAAGAAATGGTGCAACACAAAATAAAAAATGTACTTAATTGCAGTCATCAAATATAAAATCGAACAGCAAAAATACCACTTCATAAATGAAGTGGTATTTTTGTTAAACGTACTCGACAGTCATCGTAGCTAAATCACACTGAACGGTCTTCTCCATAAATTGCACTTATATGCACACATAAAACAAAAACAGCACTCACAAGTGAGTGCTATTTTCTAAACTGGCAACTATCTATCCTCCCAGGCCTTACC contains these protein-coding regions:
- a CDS encoding RluA family pseudouridine synthase yields the protein MLTFHVNYNTNQGLLTIQQYARQKLKMSLTAWRKFKHTGSIQRNGQLALPCDFIHSGDTLSFDSTITNHIEPAYEPLDIAYEDDTLLIINKAPGLLVHPTSNQQELTLANYIMGHYARRNEFHNFHPVHRLDRNTSGLILIAKVPYIQQQLSEKSISGITRNYLALVHGKLLNQGFIHAPIGRKPGSIIERIVTNEGQEALTEYTTLESFENATLIQVKLLTGRTHQIRVHMAYIGHPLLGDDLYGGTRNLINRQALHSSMLNFIHPMSKNEMCILSPLPNDMLQTLNKLRGNKK
- the fba gene encoding class II fructose-1,6-bisphosphate aldolase yields the protein MPLVTTTAMFKKAYEGQYAVGAFNVNNMEIIQGIVAAAQEEQAPLILQVSAGARKYANHIYLTKLVEAAMEDTGLSIALHLDHGGDFEICKSCIDGGFSSVMIDGSKHPFEENIALTKKVVDYAHAHGVVVEAELGRLAGVEDAVKVNTKDATYTDPAQAKEFVERTGVDSLAIAIGTSHGAYKFKGEPSLDFDRLETISNLLPNFPLVLHGASTVLPEFVKKCNDFGGNIPGAQGVPEDMLLRAGKLGVCKINIDTDLRLAMTASIREHFAKNPGDFDPRQYLKPAREAIKEMVQHKIKNVLNCSHQI